A window of the Sulfurospirillum tamanense genome harbors these coding sequences:
- a CDS encoding ABC transporter substrate-binding protein encodes MTKKLLLFLVVSLAMAQVPEVKIADSQGAFGYPNPYHHYPRGPGYVRMSYVFDTLVWKDSSGFTPALAKAWTYDAQSQSFVFELQENALWHDGAPVSAEDVAFTIGYFKQYPYYWIDTRAIASVEVEGPHRVRITLSTPYAPFLSDIGGTMPILPKHIWEGVEDPKGFLDAKAFVGSGPYMYKDFDKTKGTYLYEAFGEYYGGTPKVKRLIYVKTDKPLSALLSGGVDMATIRPQMLSQVEKVPHLKVIEDERSWNKKLMVNHRKAPFNSVAFRQALAYGIDRERLIAQAHQGHPKLASLGLLSPDHAMANPSLPSYAFNPSKALALLGTLGYAKNANGVLEKEGKPLHVSLLSSSITSGGQAGSDRDGEMIAAFLRDLGMEVELIGLEQTTLDAKVKAWEFDLAVSGHGGIAGDAKILNEMILPWGGAGSVNSARYDANPKFNALLEAQLLEMDEAKRTAMVQEIQLLHATDLPAIPLYYPRALSVYDTRKGVAWFYTQGGIAKGIPIPQNKRALLP; translated from the coding sequence ATGACGAAAAAACTCCTCCTTTTTTTGGTAGTTTCGCTAGCCATGGCCCAAGTGCCAGAGGTGAAAATAGCAGACTCCCAAGGGGCATTTGGTTACCCCAACCCCTACCATCACTACCCCAGAGGTCCGGGCTACGTGCGCATGAGTTACGTGTTTGACACCTTGGTGTGGAAAGACAGTTCCGGGTTCACGCCCGCCCTTGCCAAAGCGTGGACATACGACGCGCAAAGCCAAAGCTTTGTGTTTGAGTTGCAAGAAAATGCCTTATGGCACGATGGCGCGCCTGTGAGTGCGGAGGATGTAGCCTTTACTATTGGGTATTTTAAGCAATATCCTTATTACTGGATAGACACCCGCGCGATTGCTTCAGTGGAAGTGGAGGGCCCGCACCGCGTGCGCATCACTCTTTCTACGCCTTACGCCCCTTTTCTTTCCGACATCGGTGGGACGATGCCCATCTTGCCCAAACACATTTGGGAAGGAGTGGAAGACCCCAAGGGCTTCTTGGATGCCAAGGCGTTTGTTGGTTCAGGGCCTTACATGTACAAGGATTTTGACAAGACAAAAGGGACGTATCTGTACGAAGCCTTTGGGGAGTATTATGGCGGGACGCCCAAGGTTAAACGGCTCATTTACGTCAAAACCGATAAGCCCTTAAGCGCGCTTTTGAGTGGCGGTGTTGACATGGCGACTATTCGCCCGCAAATGCTTTCTCAGGTGGAAAAAGTACCGCATCTTAAGGTCATCGAAGATGAGCGTTCGTGGAATAAAAAGCTCATGGTTAACCACCGCAAAGCCCCTTTTAACTCCGTGGCCTTTCGGCAAGCCTTGGCTTACGGCATCGACCGCGAACGGCTCATCGCCCAAGCCCATCAGGGTCACCCAAAGCTAGCCTCCCTAGGGCTACTTTCTCCTGACCATGCCATGGCGAACCCCTCTTTGCCAAGCTACGCCTTTAATCCCTCAAAAGCCCTTGCCTTGCTAGGAACCCTAGGGTACGCCAAAAACGCCAACGGGGTGTTAGAAAAAGAGGGAAAACCCTTACATGTAAGCCTTCTTTCTTCGAGCATCACCTCAGGAGGACAAGCAGGAAGCGACCGCGACGGGGAGATGATTGCCGCGTTTTTGCGCGACCTTGGGATGGAAGTTGAACTCATTGGGCTAGAACAAACTACGCTAGATGCCAAGGTCAAAGCGTGGGAATTTGACCTTGCCGTTTCAGGACACGGAGGCATCGCAGGAGACGCAAAAATCCTCAATGAGATGATTTTACCGTGGGGCGGGGCGGGTTCGGTAAACAGCGCGCGGTATGACGCCAACCCGAAGTTCAACGCCCTTTTAGAAGCGCAACTTTTAGAGATGGATGAAGCCAAGCGCACGGCCATGGTGCAAGAGATTCAACTCCTGCATGCGACCGATTTGCCTGCCATTCCTTTGTACTACCCTCGGGCACTTAGTGTGTACGACACCCGCAAAGGAGTAGCGTGGTTTTACACCCAAGGGGGCATTGCCAAGGGGATTCCCATCCCTCAAAACAAACGGGCCTTGCTTCCCTAA
- a CDS encoding FmdE family protein: protein MNARWEKCVDFHGHECPGLAIGFRAVEAAQTWLGMQGFSADEELVCVTENDACGVDAIQVLLGCSFGKGNLIYKDAGKQAFSFFDRKRDKKGRVVFRRPLDPNMDRVAMQAHILEAPLEEVFELKTPSFELPKPARLFTSLVCEACGESAAELKMRLQEGKKVCIDCFSHYTRGF, encoded by the coding sequence ATGAACGCGCGTTGGGAAAAGTGTGTGGATTTTCACGGGCACGAATGCCCCGGACTTGCTATTGGGTTTCGTGCGGTGGAGGCGGCGCAAACGTGGCTAGGAATGCAAGGCTTTAGCGCCGATGAGGAGCTTGTGTGTGTTACTGAAAACGATGCGTGTGGTGTGGATGCCATTCAAGTGCTTTTAGGGTGTAGTTTTGGCAAGGGCAATCTCATTTACAAAGACGCGGGCAAGCAAGCCTTTAGCTTTTTTGACCGCAAAAGAGATAAAAAAGGCCGCGTGGTGTTTCGCCGTCCGTTAGATCCAAACATGGACAGGGTTGCCATGCAAGCACATATCTTGGAAGCTCCCTTGGAGGAGGTGTTTGAACTCAAAACCCCCTCTTTTGAGCTTCCCAAGCCTGCCCGCTTGTTTACATCTTTGGTGTGCGAAGCGTGTGGCGAAAGCGCGGCAGAGCTGAAAATGCGTCTACAAGAGGGCAAAAAAGTGTGTATTGATTGTTTCTCTCACTACACCAGAGGTTTTTAA
- a CDS encoding biotin synthase: MSSIFLCAISNIKSGACEQDCAFCAQSISHGATIDRYSKKPIGTIIYEAKRAKERYATGFCLVSSGKSLTPKTLALVCDAAKAITDLDLGLKLIACNGVVADPEDLYTLKAAGVQAYNHNLETSEAFYPTLCSTHTWQERYRTCKHVGEVGLDLVCGGIFGVGESEEDRVSLLTSIASLNPKNVPLNFFHPNPALPISQPTLSQEEALKIISLARTCIPNAQKIMLAGGRERVFGKGNYTFFSYGANAMVIGDYLTTQGEDAKAELEALKTLGLEIAGACKEI; encoded by the coding sequence ATGTCTTCTATTTTTTTGTGTGCTATTTCCAATATCAAAAGCGGTGCGTGCGAACAAGATTGCGCCTTTTGCGCCCAAAGTATCTCCCATGGCGCCACCATCGACCGCTACAGCAAAAAACCCATTGGGACTATCATCTACGAAGCAAAACGCGCCAAAGAGCGCTACGCGACGGGCTTTTGCTTGGTTAGTTCTGGAAAGTCTCTTACGCCCAAAACCCTCGCGTTGGTGTGTGACGCAGCCAAAGCCATCACCGATTTAGACTTAGGCCTCAAACTCATCGCCTGCAATGGTGTCGTCGCTGACCCTGAAGATTTGTACACCCTTAAAGCCGCGGGCGTGCAAGCATACAACCACAACCTCGAAACCTCTGAAGCCTTTTACCCCACACTGTGCTCCACCCACACGTGGCAAGAACGTTACCGTACATGTAAACACGTGGGCGAAGTAGGCCTAGACCTTGTGTGCGGGGGGATTTTTGGCGTTGGGGAGAGTGAAGAGGATCGCGTGAGCTTACTCACTTCCATCGCCTCGCTAAACCCTAAAAACGTGCCCTTGAACTTTTTTCACCCTAATCCTGCCCTGCCTATTTCTCAACCCACCCTCTCCCAAGAAGAGGCCCTAAAAATCATCTCCTTAGCCCGAACATGCATCCCTAATGCCCAAAAAATAATGCTCGCAGGAGGACGTGAACGGGTTTTTGGCAAAGGTAATTACACTTTTTTTTCCTATGGGGCAAACGCCATGGTCATTGGAGATTATCTCACCACCCAAGGCGAAGATGCCAAGGCGGAACTCGAAGCCCTAAAAACTCTCGGGCTTGAGATAGCAGGGGCGTGCAAAGAAATTTAG
- a CDS encoding response regulator, with amino-acid sequence MYKILIVEDEAIAAEYLRMVLEKRGWSVVGVVDNGADALEAIREFSPHLVLMDIMIRGPKSGCEVAMDIRSISHCSIVFLTAYANEEMIRYAMDVEADGYIVKPYDEKEIIATLSLLSAKANRGFGLKVSKIIGGFYFNHETNLLYKETEVVKVGPKGLKLIQLLCNNKNGCVRYEALYAAMWDGEINLKKLQMVVYRVREVCGVDFIENINGVGYRIKRNHALEPPR; translated from the coding sequence ATGTATAAGATTTTGATTGTGGAAGACGAGGCGATTGCGGCGGAATACTTGCGAATGGTGCTTGAAAAACGCGGGTGGAGCGTAGTGGGTGTGGTGGATAATGGTGCCGATGCCCTAGAGGCCATTCGTGAGTTTAGTCCCCATCTTGTGCTTATGGACATCATGATTCGTGGCCCAAAAAGTGGGTGTGAGGTGGCCATGGATATCCGAAGTATTAGCCATTGCTCCATTGTTTTTTTAACCGCTTATGCCAATGAAGAGATGATTAGGTATGCCATGGATGTGGAGGCGGATGGGTACATTGTCAAGCCCTATGATGAGAAGGAGATTATTGCAACCTTGTCGCTATTGAGTGCTAAGGCAAACCGCGGATTTGGATTAAAGGTGAGCAAAATTATCGGCGGGTTTTACTTTAACCATGAGACAAACCTTCTTTACAAGGAGACTGAAGTGGTCAAGGTGGGTCCCAAGGGATTGAAGCTGATTCAGCTTTTGTGCAACAACAAAAACGGCTGTGTGCGCTACGAGGCCCTTTATGCTGCCATGTGGGATGGGGAGATTAATCTCAAAAAATTGCAAATGGTTGTGTATCGTGTGCGGGAGGTTTGTGGTGTTGATTTTATCGAAAACATCAACGGAGTAGGGTACCGCATTAAACGTAACCACGCCCTAGAGCCTCCACGCTAA